One Bombus fervidus isolate BK054 chromosome 5, iyBomFerv1, whole genome shotgun sequence DNA window includes the following coding sequences:
- the LOC139987336 gene encoding opioid-binding protein/cell adhesion molecule, with translation METMMDAFRLILLLLASSRYFLHPIDGAIRSEKPTNEEERNNILSSVPVSVKDVLAQTGGNALLPCRFTSPGIVTWIRRKDRQLLTLGTDTHVIDTRFMVISNSPDWTLLIKNVQREDAGLYECQIQTEPVQQRFIRLSITEAYSMIPGGPDLHVKQGSSLRLECQLIASTEAPSFIFWYREGRMINYDDEPGVKVEATKNGSILVVDKVKLSHGANYTCWPSNARPAYIMIHVIEEEEKPAAMHGGDRRNATSKASINVMLIFLSFLGIRTSNRLHPRQTCVT, from the exons ATGGAAACTATGATGGACGCGTTTCGATTGATCCTCCTGTTGCTAGCATCATCGCGCTACTTCCTACATCCGATCG ATGGTGCTATTCGGAGTGAGAAGCCAACCaacgaggaagaaaggaataaCATCCTTTCTTCGGTACCTGTATCTGTCAAGGATGTCCTGGCGCAGACTGGCGGAAACGCTTTGCTTCCCTGTAGATTCACTAGTCCCGGAATA GTAACTTGGATCAGGAGGAAAGACAGGCAATTATTGACGCTGGGTACGGACACTCATGTCATCGACACGCGATTCATGGTTATTTCGAACAGCCCAGACTGGACTCTGTTGATTAAGAACGTCCAACGCGAGGATGCTGGACTTTACGAGTGTCAG ATTCAAACGGAGCCGGTCCAGCAACGATTCATTCGTCTAAGCATCACGGAGGCGTATTCCATGATTCCCGGAGGACCAGACCTTCACGTCAAACAAGGATCTAGTCTGCGACTGGAATGTCAGCTGATAGCATCGACGGAGGCACCGAGTTTCATCTTTTGGTATCGCGAAGGTCGCATGATCAACTACGACGATGAACCAGGGGTTAAAGTGGAGGCTAcgaaaaacggttcgattctCGTGGTTGACAAAGTGAAACTTTCTCATGGTGCTAATTACACTTGTTGGCCCAGCAATGCCAGGCCAGCATACATCATGATACACGTAATCGAAG AAGAGGAAAAACCAGCAGCTATGCATGGCGGTGATCGGCGAAACGCTACATCGAAAGCGTCCATCAATGTCATGTTGATTTTTCTGTCTTTCCTCGGTATACGCACCTCGAATCGACTTCATCCGCGGCAAACCTGTGTCACGTGA